The following proteins come from a genomic window of Lycium ferocissimum isolate CSIRO_LF1 chromosome 4, AGI_CSIRO_Lferr_CH_V1, whole genome shotgun sequence:
- the LOC132052014 gene encoding protein PHOX1-like — protein MGKPTGKKKSHVKTKSNAGNVKHGKTIPEHKSKAFDEDTAVFIKMSKELKEEGNRLFQQRDHEGAMLKYEKALKLLPRNHIDVAYLHSNIATCYMQMGISEFPRAINECNLALEVAPKYTKALLKRAKCYDSLNRLDLALRDVNHVLSIEPNNLTALEIADKVKKEIQEILDVEEKKVVSPIPLSTNVVKDNMKKKNNKFDRKRIVEIKETMNDGVEEKKAEDKVVVEEKRRVVEEKPVTRTVKLVLGEDIRWALLPISCSFRVVRDIVLDRYPNLKGAFIKYKDQEGDLVTITTTDELRLAESSVDPQGSLRLYIKEVSPGEEPTYEAMRVEEDVNSSICKSTIVKKDGLVELNKGPTFPENWFVQFARLFKNHVGIDCDSYLDLHETGMKLYSEAMKETVTNEEAEELFDIASAQFQEMAALSLFNWGNVHMSRARKEVFFTGEGGYGETVLEQVKSAYEWAEKEYETAEMRYEEALRVKPDFYESLLALSQQQFEQAKLSWYYLIGSKVELEAGTCSEILELYNKAEESIERGMEMWEEMEEQRLNGLSKYEEYKAQLHKRGLDGMLKDKPDEGAKEQAENMRSQIYLLWGTMLYERSVVEFKIGLPTWEECLDVAVEKFELAGASQTDIAVMIKNHCSNETAMEGFKVDEIVQAWSEVYDTNRWQTGVPAFRLEPLFRRRVSSLHSILENI, from the exons ATGGGGAAGCCCACTGGGaagaagaaaagtcatgtaAAAACAAAATCCAATGCTGGAAATGTGAAGCATGGCAAAACTATTCCAGAGCATAAATCCAAAGCATTTGATGAGGACACAGCTGTGTTCATCAAGATGTCTAAAGAATTGAAGGAAGAAGGCAACAGGCTCTTTCAGCAGCGCGATCATGAGGGCGCTATGTTAAAATATGAGAAGGCACTCAAATTGCTTCCTAGGAACCATATTGATGTTGCCTATTTGCATAGCAACATCGCTACTTGCTATATGCAAATGGGGATTAGCGAGTTTCCAAGAGCTATAAATGAATGTAACTTAGCACTTGAAGTTGCTCCCAAGTATACCAAAGCTTTGTTGAAGAGAGCAAAGTGTTATGATTCATTGAATAGGCTTGATTTAGCTTTAAGGGATGTGAACCATGTTTTGAGTATTGAACCTAATAATTTAACAGCTTTGGAGATTGCTGATAAAGTTAAAAAGGAAATACAAGAAATACTTGATGtcgaagaaaaaaaagtagTCTCACCCATTCCACTATCTACCAATGTTGTGAAGGataacatgaaaaagaagaacaacaaATTTGATAGAAAGAGAATTGTTGAGATTAAGGAAACCATGAATGATGGAGTCGAAGAAAAGAAGGCTGAGGACAAGGTGGTTGTGGAGGAGAAGAGACGCGTTGTGGAAGAAAAACCAGTGACAAGAACAGTGAAGTTGGTTCTTGGGGAGGATATAAGATGGGCACTGTTACCAATTAGTTGCAGTTTTCGAGTTGTGAGAGACATAGTTCTAGATCGTTATCCAAATTTGAAGGGTGCTTTTATCAAGTATAAGGATCAAGAAGGTGACTTGGTTACCATCACAACTACTGATGAGCTCAGGTTGGCTGAATCATCTGTTGATCCTCAAGGTTCTTTGAGACTCTACATTAAAGAAGTTAGTCCAGGTGAAGAACCTACGTATGAGGCTATGAGAGTTGAAGAAGATGTGAATTCTAGCATTTGCAAATCAACTATAGTAAAAAAGGATGGGCTTGTTGAACTGAATAAAGGACCAACTTTCCCTGAGAACTGGTTTGTCCAATTTGCAAGGCTATTCAAGAACCATGTTGGAATTGATTGTGACTCGTATCTGGATCTTCACGAGACGGGAATGAAATTATATTCAGAAGCTATGAAGGAAACTGTTACAAATGAAGAAGCAGAAGAGCTTTTTGACATTGCTTCAGCTCAGTTCCAAGAGATGGCAGCTTTGTCTTTGTTTAACTGGGGAAATGTACACATGTCTAGAGCAAGAAAGGAAGTATTTTTCACAGGAGAGGGGGGTTATGGGGAGACGGTGTTGGAGCAGGTTAAATCTGCATATGAATGGGCAGAAAAAGAATATGAAACTGCAGAAATGAGGTATGAAGAAGCTCTTAGAGTCAAGCCAGATTTCTACGAAAGTCTTCTTGCACTCAGTCAGCAGCAGTTTGAACAAGCAAAACTCTCATGGTACTATTTGATTGGGAGTAAAGTTGAGTTAGAGGCAGGGACATGTTCAGAGATCTTGGAGCTATATAACAAGGCTGAGGAAAGCATCGAAAGAGGGATGGAAATGTGGGAAGAGATGGAAGAACAGCGTCTAAATGGACTCTCGAAATATGAGGAATATAAAGCTCAGTTGCATAAAAGGGGGTTGGATGGTATGCTTAAAGATAAACCAGATGAAGGAGCTAAAGAGCAGGCTGAAAACATGAGGTCTCAGATTTACCTGTTATGGGGAACCATGCTCTACGAACGTTCCGTAGTGGAATTTAAGATAGGATTACCAACCTGGGAAGAATGTTTAGATGTTGCAGTTGAAAAGTTTGAACTAGCTGGAGCATCTCAAACTGATATTGCAGTCATGATAAAGAACCACTGTTCCAATGAAACTGCTATGGAAG GGTTCAAAGTTGATGAGATTGTACAGGCATGGAGCGAGGTGTATGATACAAACAGGTGGCAGACCGGGGTGCCAGCTTTCAGGCTAGAACCATTGTTCCGTCGTCGGGTTTCAAGTCTTCATTCTATACTGGAAAATATTTGA
- the LOC132052013 gene encoding ER membrane protein complex subunit 7 homolog isoform X3, translating into MIVPMTVRTIFLLPFFFLCSILSGNADGYTVTGRVKIPGFSLKGSGFSNKASNVKVILNGGQRVTFLRPNGYFSFHNVSVGTHLIEVSAIGYFFSPVRVDVGARNPSKVHAALTENRRTLIELVLEPLGEEQYYEIKEPFSIMSLVKSPVGLMFGFMLFVMFVMPKLAENVDPEEIRRTQEEIMRNEGSLSSLLPGAQSSN; encoded by the exons ATGATAGTCCCAATGACAGTGCGAACAATATTTCTTCTTCCGTTCTTCTTCTTATGCTCTATTCTTTCTGG GAATGCTGATGGTTATACTGTTACCGGTCGAGTAAAAATTCCTG GTTTTAGCTTGAAAGGATCTGGTTTCTCAAATAAAGCTTCAAATGTTAAAGTCATACTCAATGGTGGCCAAAGAGTTACATTCCTGAGACCCAATGGATATTTCTCATT CCATAATGTGTCAGTAGGGACACATCTCATTGAGGTGTCTGCAATTGGCTACTTCTTTTCTCCA GTCCGAGTTGATGTCGGTGCTAGAAACCCAAGTAAGGTTCATGCAGCGTTAACTGAGAACAGGAGGACTCTGATTGAATTGGTTTTGGAGCCATTGGGTGAGGAGCAGTATTATGAG ATAAAGGAACCCTTCTCCATTATGTCTCTGGTGAAAAGTCCAGTTGGCCTGATGTTCGGATTTATGTTGTTTGTAATGTTTGTGATGCCAAAATTAGCAGAAAATGTGG ATCCTGAAGAAATAAGACGAACACAAGAGGAAATCATGAGAAACGAAGGGAGTCTTTCAAGCTTATTACCTGGGGCCCAAAGCAGCAACTAG
- the LOC132052016 gene encoding uncharacterized protein LOC132052016 produces the protein MANSSRRYPSGHVSLRSAPTGRSDATSFASYSNSTFYSSPSTGCFNRSTSPTRVNLNALGRSCSPTRVNLHAPVNSSPSVRFSIDRSSSPSRSIAVSKQISKRTCLCSPTTHPGSFRCSMHKNMKNNTNTNTQSSISYSPNRLNARRSAMTNSLVRICSVEGDLVKRALAALIRPSSHHQRRRGDFQPRPSRLSRMCKADNM, from the coding sequence ATGGCGAATTCTTCTAGAAGATATCCTAGTGGACACGTGTCACTTAGATCGGCGCCTACTGGCCGGTCTGATGCGACGTCGTTCGCTTCGTACAGCAACTCTACATTTTATTCGTCTCCGTCAACCGGCTGTTTTAACCGGTCGACTTCACCGACGCGCGTGAATCTCAACGCGCTAGGGCGATCGTGTTCTCCGACGCGCGTGAATCTTCACGCGCCGGTGAATTCGTCGCCGAGTGTTAGATTCTCCATCGACAGATCCAGCTCTCCTAGCCGTTCGATCGCTGTGTCTAAGCAGATCTCTAAAAGGACGTGTTTATGTTCTCCTACAACGCATCCTGGTTCGTTTCGGTGTAGTATGCATAAGAATATGAAGAataatacgaatacgaatactCAATCTTCGATTTCGTATTCGCCTAACAGATTGAATGCACGTAGATCGGCGATGACGAACTCGTTAGTGCGTATTTGTTCAGTTGAAGGTGATTTGGTGAAGCGTGCTTTGGCTGCACTTATTAGGCCATCTTCACATCATCAAAGACGTAGAGGTGACTTTCAACCACGTCCTAGCAGGCTTTCCAGAATGTGCAAAGCAGATAACATGTGA
- the LOC132052015 gene encoding probable protein phosphatase 2C 42 → MNFLPRCLSYRECSGGGERSETRGSGESSSNGGFGKDGLLWFHDIGNCGSGEFSMAIVQANQVLEDQSQIESGPFGTFVGVYDGHGGPDTARYVCDHLFRHFQAISAEGNGAVTEETIQRAFLETERGFTSLVLENWSSRPQMATVGACCLVGAIYQQTLFVANLGDSRVVLGKKVGNTGEIAAIQLSTEHNANIESVRWELKDLHPNDPQIVVLRHGVWRVKGIIQVSRSIGDVYLKHTKFCREPINGKFRVPEPLNMPILLATLSILKHPLHPNDSFLIFASDGLWEHLSNEKAAEIVKSHPRKGIAKRLVKAALHEAAKKREMRYSDLRNIDKKVRRHFHDDITVIILFLNHDQIYRGVVQDPMLSIRSALEH, encoded by the exons ATGAATTTCCTTCCAAGATGTTTGAGTTACAGAGAATGCAGTGGTGGTGGTGAAAGAAGTGAAACTAGGGGTAGTGGTGAAAGTAGTTCTAATGGTGGATTTGGGAAAGATGGGTTGTTGTGGTTTCATGATATTGGTAACTGTGGAAGTGGGGAATTCTCCATGGCAATTGTGCAAGCCAATCAGGTATTAGAGGATCAGAGTCAGATAGAGTCAGGTCCATTTGGAACATTTGTTGGAGTCTATGATGGTCATGGTGGCCCTGACACAGCTCGTTATGTTTGTGATCACTTATTTCGTCATTTCCAAG CAATATCAGCTGAAGGAAATGGTGCCGTAACAGAGGAGACAATTCAAAGGGCCTTTCTTGAGACAGAGAGAGGGTTTACTTCTCttgttttggaaaattggaGTTCTCGACCACAGATGGCGACAGTGGGGGCATGCTGCCTGGTTGGAGCTATATATCAGCAAACACTCTTTGTAGCAAATCTTGGCGACTCTCGAGTAGTCCTTGGAAAGAAGGTCGGAAACACTGGGGAAATTGCTGCCATACAGCTATCAACGGAGCATAATGCCAACATTGAGTCTGTTAGGTGGGAGCTAAAAGACTTACATCCGAACGATCCTCAAATTGTTGTTCTTAGACATGGTGTTTGGAGGGTAAAAGGAATAATTCAG GTCTCAAGGTCTATAGGTGATGTTTATCTTAAACACACAAAGTTTTGCAGGGAACCAATAAATGGAAAATTCAGAGTTCCTGAACCCCTTAATATGCCTATCCTGTTGGCTACTCTATCAATTTTAAAACATCCTCTACATCCAAATGACTCCTTTCTTATATTTGCTTCTGATGGTCTATGGGAGCACTTGAGCAATGAAAAGGCTGCTGAAATTGTGAAGAGTCATCCTCGTAAA GGAATTGCAAAGAGGCTTGTCAAGGCTGCTCTCCATGAAGCTGCCAAAAAAAGAGAGATGCGATATTCGGATCTTCGAAACATTGACAAGAAGGTCCGACGTCATTTTCATGACGATATAACtgtaattattttattcttaaaccATGACCAGATATATAGAGGCGTTGTGCAAGATCCAATGCTTTCTATACGTAGCGCTCTAGAACACTGA
- the LOC132054515 gene encoding protein VACUOLELESS GAMETOPHYTES-like, translated as MKKVNCASYLRDDDDDNISPAGFPRMILNLPKPSASSSHNRRRFVVDSSESEDEGHAHQWYKHSNALAQLQPVNDISQLLRMMLNLKPGAGTGRPQLTLNPNRRPVVDSSDTDDEGLTHHYMQIKHFSHPHALNKYDIQQYSETNCKVCGLQLVGSAYGCQSCQFYLHASCFDLPRKIQHGAHLAHPLTLRYPSYYKHCGKVCNACREQIRSFMYCCDLCSFDLHVTCATLYSIAKRADTSKDSLTLYYSFPVSDSNNTMPWVARCNVCNKKVSKEGWLYYSKDTGYIAHIKCAKGAEGGPPRIKERLNLLKLK; from the coding sequence atgaagaaagtgaaCTGTGCGTCATACTTAAGAGACGACGATGATGACAATATTAGTCCAGCGGGATTTCCAAGAATGATTCTCAATCTTCCCAAGCCAAGTGCTAGTTCCAGCCATAATCGTCGTCGCTTTGTTGTAGATTCTTCAGAAAGCGAAGATGAAGGACATGCTCATCAGTGGTATAAGCATAGCAATGCTCTTGCTCAACTTCAACCCGTGAATGATATTTCACAGCTTCTAAGAATGATGCTCAACCTCAAGCCAGGTGCTGGTACTGGTCGTCCCCAACTAACTCTTAACCCTAATCGTCGCCCTGTTGTGGACTCTTCAGATACTGATGACGAAGGCCTGACTCACCACTACATGCAGATAAAGCACTTTAGCCATCCACATGCCTTGAACAAGTATGACATCCAACAATACTCCGAAACCAACTGCAAGGTCTGTGGCCTGCAACTTGTTGGCTCGGCTTATGGTTGTCAAAGCTGTCAATTTTATCTGCATGCATCGTGCTTCGATCTTCCTCGGAAGATCCAGCACGGTGCACACCTAGCACATCCTCTGACACTTCGATACCCATCCTACTACAAGCACTGTGGGAAGGTCTGTAACGCTTGTCGTGAACAGATACGAAGTTTTATGTACTGCTGTGATCTCTGCAGTTTTGACCTTCATGTCACTTGTGCCACCTTATACAGCATCGCGAAGAGAGCTGATACATCGAAGGACAGTCTTACACTTTATTACTCGTTTCCTGTCAGTGACAGTAACAATACTATGCCTTGGGTCGCGCGATGCAACGTTTGTAACAAGAAGGTGTCTAAGGAAGGTTGGTTGTATTACAGCAAGGATACTGGCTATATTGCACATATTAAATGTGCTAAGGGTGCTGAAGGTGGCCCTCCTCGGATCAAAGAGAGGCTTAATTTGCTTAAACTTAAGTAG